The Undibacterium cyanobacteriorum genomic sequence ATAAGCGATGGTTCCTTGAGGGTCGGCTTGCACCATCGACGTGGTCGCATCGCGATCGGCCTGCGTGGCCAAACCAAAGTCCAAAATACGAATTGCGCCGCTCGGTTCTTGCATCAAATTGGACGGTTTGAGATCGCCATGGATCAGCCCAGCACCATGGGCTTCTTGCATCGCCTGCGCGATTTGCCGCACGATCTCCAGCACCGCAGAAATTCCCGGTGCTTCTAAGTCGAGGATCTGCCGCAAAGTGCGGCCCGGCACCAACTCCATGACGATTGCTTGACCGTCTGGCGTTTGTTCTAAAGCGTGAATTTTGACAAAAGCAACGTGTTGCAAAGAGGCCGCCAAGCGCGCCTCGCGGGTCAGATCCACCCCGGCCATAACATTTTTGAGATACTTAATGGCCACATGACGATGCAGCTTGGTATCCCATGCTTGGTACACTTGACCGAAACCACCTTCTCCCAAGCGTACGCCTAGCTGATAGTGTAAAAACTGATCTTGTGATTTGTCCTCGGGTAAAGCATTCATAGGAGCTGTTGCAATCCTGTTTTTCAAAGCAGCGGCTATTCTAAACGGAATACGCCAGCAAAGCACCTTTGAAGTAAGGACTAACTCGAAATCAACAACACCGACGGCACCGTTTCAGGCGAATACAAACGAAGATAAAAGTAACCGATGCCCGCAGTGCCTAACATCAGGTTGGGCGTTTCACCAGCGCCACCATTGCCGCATGGCCAAGGCAGGCCTTGCTTGAGTATCTCGCGAATCCCCGTATCACCAACGCTCTGGGCGATATGCACAAGATCCTCACGCTGCAGCACAATGCCTGCCTGAAGCAGAAAATCGGCATTGCCTGCGTATCCATGACATAGCGAGAAATTATCCTGCCCTTCTTGCCATCCCTTGCGAAGCGCGACCTGAGTTGCTTCAATTGCTAAGCGAAGGTCTTCATGAACCTCACTTTTATTTGGAAAAAGCTGTAACTGTCGCAGGCGAGCTAAACCGATACCCGGCGCTCCATGGCACCACGCCATGAAACAGGATGGCTTTTTGGTTTCTGCGGACTCACCAGGCATGAGTCGTAAATCAAACCAGTTGCCATTATTGTGATCGAAGTTTGCGCGCTCATAATTGAGCGCACCATCAATCAATTCAAGCCAACTTTTGTCCTGAGTTACTGTGTGAATTTCTTGTAAGGCTACCGCTATACCAGCCGCACCATGCGAATAACCGGTGAGATTTTGTTGCCCATCGACTTCTATGGTTTTCCAAGAGACGGTGTCTCCTTGTCGTTCAGCATGATTCGCTAAAGACATTGCATGCATCACAGCGATATCAACGAGTGATTCGTCACCTGAAACACGTGCACACTGCAATAGCGCTAGGATTGTTCCAGCACTACCGCTGATCACATCAAGATTATGGGAATCTGGTGGCAATTCTCTCAGCGAACGAAACTCACGCATTCCATGTTCAACCCAATCAGAACGTCCGAGCAAACAGCCAACTCGCCACATCACATAAGCATTTCCGGCGCGCCCAACGTAGAAGCCATATCGTTGTGATAATTCAGGCTGTCGACAACTTGCAAGAACCTGATTCAAGGCGCCTTCGATCGTATGCATTAGTAATGGATCGGGGCAGATCCGATTAACTTCGGCAAGGAACAATAGGATGCCGCTGCTACCGCCATACAATTCAGCCTCTAATGATCGAAAAACCTTTGGCCAACTGCGTTGAACCTTATTGATCGCCCACCCCAACCAAGTGCAAGCATTACCAGCCCAAAAAGCATCGCGGCAAATATCGATTGCAATCGCCTGAGCTACCTCAAGATATTTTTCTCTGAGTTCAATCATGTCGATCACCAATCATCAACGCGTCTCTGAACCAATTATCCGTCATAGGTTTTTTCAAATAGGGAACATGACAATCCAAGTTTGAGTCCATAAATTTCTGTTCCAAAACTTTAAGTTGTTGATCCGTATCCTTGATTTGATTTCTCCAGATCTCAACCAGAGCGGTTGCAACCAGTCTGCAGCGTGACTTACCAAAACTTTCATTTGTCCCAGAATCATCGGCAATCCCAATGCCCGGTTCAAATAGGAAACAAAACAATGGAATTTCTGGGCGAAGGCACCCAACCAACTCTGGATACAATCGATTCAACACTTGCGAAACCATCGCGAAATAACGCTTCGAGACATACAACACCGCAGCATCAGCGCGGGTGTAGGCGTTGGGAGAACTTAAGCATTTAAAGCGATACGGGACATGATAGTGATTCAACTGACGACTCAAAAGCTGCATCAACTGAATTGCACCAGCAGCATGAACATGAAAAAAAAAGCGAACTAAAGCATATTCGTCAAACTGATCGGTAAGGCACTGCCCAAATGCAAAATAAAATCCTGGAGACAATTCCAAAGAGCATGGATAGGCAATCAAATCCACCATATCGCCAGCTTTCGGGAGTTCGCCAGTCATTTTGTTACGGATAAATTCACCGGGCAAAGCGACTCGACTTCGATTACCTTTTTGTACAGAAACGCGACCATCGGTGCCCACATGATAAACCCTCCAAGATCGGTCGATTGACTGTTGGCTATGATTTGCCTTGTTCAATTGCGCAATAAATTCTTGATCACTACCAGGCCAAACCGAAGAGGGATAACGCTGCAAGATATCTACTTGCCGTGTATAAATTTTCGCGTACAAAACCTCAGTGATTTCTCGAACCAAAAATTCATCTGGCGTTATCTGATTGACGCCGCCTGAAGGAACAGCGTAGCAAGAATTTTGATAGCGGAAACCTGTCTCGCCATCGATCACAAAATCGCGTGCGATAGCTATAAATTCATTGTTGGATAAGTCGATCATGTATCCTCACCACTAATCAAGCCAATCTCTTCAATGAATCGAGCTGGGTTCTTCAATATAAACTTCGACAGCGCTAACAAGTACTCTGCCTCTTGCGAAAATAGGTTTTTGTAATACAAACCTTCAAAGGCTGATTGCAACATTCGTGCAGCGGAAAATTCCATCGTTTTCAGTAATTGCTGGCGTGCGTCTTCGCATTCAAATTGTCTTTCAAGCGCATATTGATTCCAGAGAACGGTGAGAAATTCACCAAACGGTTTCATGTGATCAATAAGGTTCTCGATATCGCAACGCTCTGTTGATGAAACTGTTCGCAACTTTACCCCAACAACGGAAACCATAAACGAGTGAATAAAGCCTGCCACATCCCAGAGCGGATCGCCGAGATCGAACAGCTCCCAATCAATTAATTTGACGCGATAGTCTCTATTCGTATCACTCATCAAAAGGACGTTGTCCCACTTCATATCACCATGAATCCAAGTCGTTCTGGACCAACCATGAAATAGCTTATCTATCACAGCACTCATATCCAAATCTGCACGAATGCGATCACCAAGTTCAATGACACCTTGGCTGACTCGATTGTTGTCGCGGTGGAAGAATAAAATCCAAGGCACGCGCTTCGGCAGGGAAACACTAGACAATTCCACCTCGTGTTGTAAGGGATGAAGCTTATGAAATGATGCAAGCATCTTAGCGATCAATACAGCAACCTGGCTATCCAACTCCCTTCGATAAAATTGATGATCTACGAAACTTTCCGCTTCTGGCAACAGCTCAAGTGCAAGACATTTGCGTCTTTGATCATAGCCAAGAAAACGAGGTATGCTCTCGCTCCATTCAGGATGATTTCGCGCTAATGAATAACACTCAGCTTCTCGCTGCAGCGTGGAGTTTTCCACCGGATCGATTGCTTTAACTTGTTTGAGAAACACGCCAGTATCACGAACCAATACTTTGAAATTTCGATTGCGGCGCCCGGCTTCGATAATCTTTACTTGCCCCAATACGACATCGCTTGGCGTGACGTAATTCATCTCAAGCATGTAGTAAGTGAGATTTGTTGCAGTCAAAAACATAAGCAATCTGATCCTAGTGCTCAAAAAAACAGAGCGCAGTCTCAGCCGCGCTCTTGCCTACGATAACCGAAGTATTTCTAATCTTCGAGGGGTCAATTAAGAAAACAGGCGATTATCTCAATTTACAAACTTCGACTGAAATTCAGACTGTTATTGGCAGCATTGTGGAGTCGTATCATGAGTCGGTGGTGGTACTGCTGCCTGCGTTGCCTGACAACATTGCGGAGTCGTGTCATGGGTTGGTGGTGGCGCTACTACCTGTCCTGCCTGACAGCATTGTGGAGTCGTGTCATGGGTCGGTGGTGGCGCTGCTACTTGTCCTGCCTGACAGCATTGTGGTGTCGTGTCATGAGTCGGTGGTGGCGCAACTACTTGTCCTGCCTGACAGCATTGTGGTGTCGTGTCATGGGTCGGTGGTGGTGCTGCTACTTGTCCTGCCTGACAGCATTGTGGTGTAGTGTCATTTGTCGGGGTGGTAGCATTTTCGCTTTGTGGCGGACTTACAGGAACATGACTCGACATACGTTTTCTCCATCTTAAAGTTAATCAAAAAAATCTGGCTTACATAATCAATGCAAGACAAACGATTGGTGGAACTACACTTCATCCAAATTGGATTTCAAACTAAAACCTTGTTTAACACCGTAGATATGCACAGCACCTGGACCGCCTGCAAAATAATCAGACAGTACACCATGTTCGAGCTGTGGTTCTAGCACTGCTACACAAAGCACATCAGTCGAATCGAGTTCCTGAAATTCGGCTGAATTAAGGTTGGGGTTATTACCTTTCGCCGCAACCTTCACACGCGCGAACTGCGTATGAGCACAATGGAAATTATAGGCATCAATCGGGCTGGGATTATGGTTGATGTAAATACTAGGAACGCCATCGATTGCCCCACATTCGACGCTTGCGTTCGTTGCGTCTAAAGGATATTGCCCATCACAGTTGAAGACAAACCCATCCGCGTCCGCGACCACACTCCCGGGCCGAATAGCCATCCCACATGAAGGCACGAGGTGAATATGAACGCAACTGCCCATTTCCGGATTAGATTCGATATCGAGGTTGCTCCTAAGTCGTGCGTCTTCGTGATCAAGACAAATTTCAACGCCAATTCTTATGAAATTCGATGATTCATCATGATCGATTTTTTGTCCAAATATCGCTCTTGAATCTTCCGAATGCAACTTAACATCCCCCGCGCTAAGATCAATGTGAGGATATGCCACCATCTGTTCGGTGATCACATCCTTATGTCCCGAAGTGCTGTACAGTACAAAATCCTCACCGGACATAAAATATTTTTCTGTCGTCATCCAATTTGACTCAATACCATTTGGCAAAACAACCAATGGAATATGACTAAATACTGGTGTACGACCACGCACAGCAACATCAGGAATGCCCTGACAATCCTGAATAAAACTCTTCAAAGTATTTGTCACAATTTCTGACAACGCACTGCGTGCCTTTCGTTCCTGTGAAACCAAGAACTTCACTGTTTCATTGCGCACTTGCACGCTATTGGACTCGAACAATCGTTTGGGGTCCGATACCCGCGCAGTAATCGCCGTTCCTAGGACAAACGTCCAATTTGAATAATCCTTCGCGGGAAAAGTTCGCACCAAAATTCGCTGGAGTCGCAATATCGGATCTTCCTCTCCATCAGCATAGAGATAGGGCCCTTGCGCCCCATGAAAGAAAAATTCGGGAACCAAAAATATGTTATTGACCGTCGCACC encodes the following:
- a CDS encoding lanthionine synthetase LanC family protein, with the protein product MIELREKYLEVAQAIAIDICRDAFWAGNACTWLGWAINKVQRSWPKVFRSLEAELYGGSSGILLFLAEVNRICPDPLLMHTIEGALNQVLASCRQPELSQRYGFYVGRAGNAYVMWRVGCLLGRSDWVEHGMREFRSLRELPPDSHNLDVISGSAGTILALLQCARVSGDESLVDIAVMHAMSLANHAERQGDTVSWKTIEVDGQQNLTGYSHGAAGIAVALQEIHTVTQDKSWLELIDGALNYERANFDHNNGNWFDLRLMPGESAETKKPSCFMAWCHGAPGIGLARLRQLQLFPNKSEVHEDLRLAIEATQVALRKGWQEGQDNFSLCHGYAGNADFLLQAGIVLQREDLVHIAQSVGDTGIREILKQGLPWPCGNGGAGETPNLMLGTAGIGYFYLRLYSPETVPSVLLISS
- a CDS encoding T3SS effector HopA1 family protein, whose translation is MIDLSNNEFIAIARDFVIDGETGFRYQNSCYAVPSGGVNQITPDEFLVREITEVLYAKIYTRQVDILQRYPSSVWPGSDQEFIAQLNKANHSQQSIDRSWRVYHVGTDGRVSVQKGNRSRVALPGEFIRNKMTGELPKAGDMVDLIAYPCSLELSPGFYFAFGQCLTDQFDEYALVRFFFHVHAAGAIQLMQLLSRQLNHYHVPYRFKCLSSPNAYTRADAAVLYVSKRYFAMVSQVLNRLYPELVGCLRPEIPLFCFLFEPGIGIADDSGTNESFGKSRCRLVATALVEIWRNQIKDTDQQLKVLEQKFMDSNLDCHVPYLKKPMTDNWFRDALMIGDRHD
- a CDS encoding aminoglycoside phosphotransferase family protein, with product MFLTATNLTYYMLEMNYVTPSDVVLGQVKIIEAGRRNRNFKVLVRDTGVFLKQVKAIDPVENSTLQREAECYSLARNHPEWSESIPRFLGYDQRRKCLALELLPEAESFVDHQFYRRELDSQVAVLIAKMLASFHKLHPLQHEVELSSVSLPKRVPWILFFHRDNNRVSQGVIELGDRIRADLDMSAVIDKLFHGWSRTTWIHGDMKWDNVLLMSDTNRDYRVKLIDWELFDLGDPLWDVAGFIHSFMVSVVGVKLRTVSSTERCDIENLIDHMKPFGEFLTVLWNQYALERQFECEDARQQLLKTMEFSAARMLQSAFEGLYYKNLFSQEAEYLLALSKFILKNPARFIEEIGLISGEDT